One Limisphaerales bacterium DNA window includes the following coding sequences:
- a CDS encoding PQQ-like beta-propeller repeat protein produces the protein MQWKTPLPGTGHGSPVVWGKKIFLLCADQNTAARTVVCVNAEDGVILWNHAHAAGKHKHHKQNSFASSTPTVDGERVYFSWGTPEQLTIATYTLAGKLAWETHLGPVKGGHGFGASPILHEGLVILNNDQDGESSLIALDARTGKVKWNTPRQSKRLTYSTPVLFRDQLIFTNWTHGITGIDPANGKVLWENRVFPAASNERAIGSPIVAGNLVIGSCGFVTKLKHVVALRPKGKLMEEVWRIEKSVPHIPTPLVLGENIFLWNDLGVVTCAEVATGKIRWSERAIRSGKFFGSPVAADGKIYCAEASGTIVVLRGDGEFEPLAQNDLGETCHSTPAIANGAMYVRTYQTLFSISK, from the coding sequence GTGCAATGGAAGACCCCTCTACCCGGCACGGGCCATGGTTCTCCAGTGGTTTGGGGTAAAAAGATCTTCCTGTTGTGTGCCGATCAAAATACTGCTGCCCGCACCGTGGTTTGTGTGAACGCTGAAGACGGCGTGATCCTCTGGAACCACGCGCACGCCGCCGGCAAACACAAACACCACAAACAAAACAGCTTCGCCTCCAGCACGCCAACAGTCGATGGAGAACGGGTCTACTTCAGCTGGGGCACCCCTGAACAGCTTACGATCGCAACCTACACATTGGCAGGTAAACTGGCTTGGGAAACCCATCTTGGCCCGGTGAAAGGCGGACATGGGTTTGGCGCATCACCCATTCTCCACGAAGGTCTTGTTATTTTGAATAATGATCAAGACGGCGAGAGTTCGCTTATCGCGCTCGATGCCCGCACCGGTAAAGTAAAATGGAACACACCCCGCCAAAGCAAACGACTGACCTACTCCACGCCGGTCCTATTCCGTGACCAACTCATTTTCACCAACTGGACACACGGCATTACCGGCATCGACCCCGCCAATGGAAAGGTGTTGTGGGAAAACCGGGTGTTCCCCGCTGCCTCAAATGAACGCGCCATTGGCTCACCCATCGTCGCTGGCAATTTAGTGATCGGTTCATGCGGTTTTGTTACCAAACTCAAACACGTCGTCGCCCTGCGGCCCAAAGGCAAATTGATGGAAGAAGTGTGGCGCATTGAAAAAAGCGTGCCGCATATTCCCACCCCACTGGTTTTGGGCGAAAATATTTTTCTTTGGAACGACCTCGGCGTGGTAACTTGCGCGGAAGTCGCCACCGGTAAAATCCGCTGGAGCGAGCGCGCCATTCGCAGTGGGAAATTTTTTGGAAGCCCCGTGGCTGCCGATGGAAAAATTTACTGCGCCGAGGCCAGCGGAACCATCGTCGTTCTTCGCGGGGACGGCGAGTTTGAGCCATTAGCCCAAAATGACCTCGGTGAAACCTGCCACTCCACCCCTGCCATCGCCAATGGAGCGATGTATGTTCGAACTTACCAAACCCTCTTCTCGATCAGTAAATGA